A single region of the Zootoca vivipara chromosome 2, rZooViv1.1, whole genome shotgun sequence genome encodes:
- the APOF gene encoding apolipoprotein F: MNLSKMYWPSLSPKTTLTFFGFLLLCHGSEGGLLSMANPREKTSEDHPLTSDATSVPLRIFLSSISPQSPQLPRKGVSCEDLMPEALDGFADVPKLSQTVIRAALVLALQRAGCSGHAETLVLHLYEDLGQVDSDDLLFVMAGTLNTTHSPGQRKSSVALQFNLDQLAQTPVRHCRGLLPVNGSLLHGKTHKVYRGFLEASKACQRLGDSCAGVASNGSSFFYVVERKGSYFLPRHGASSWLHQCRRLARGRRSTPDNCASETEQKVHAVVNWIPGVSTVYNLGTTIYFAARDCKELAEERGIDTLVDVGQDALLAVTGGASSVIGMGISAAVKPAVRSGVHSLIRYFREKGDPYPVPSNHSGPVNVI, encoded by the coding sequence ATGAATCTGTCCAAGATGTATTGGCCCTCGCTGTCTCCTAAAACCACCTTGACATTCTTCGGCTTCCTGCTCCTATGCCATGGATCGGAAGGGGGCTTGCTGTCCATGGCGAATCCCAGGGAGAAGACTTCTGAAGACCACCCACTGACCTCTGACGCCACCTCTGTTCCTCTCCGCATCTTCCTGAGCTCCATCTCCCCCCAATCCCCCCAGTTGCCCCGAAAAGGGGTTTCCTGTGAGGACTTGATGCCTGAAGCCTTGGATGGTTTTGCTGATGTGCCCAAGCTCTCCCAGACCGTCATCCGAGCTGCATTAGTGTTGGCCCTGCAAAGGGCAGGCTGTAGTGGGCATGCGGAAACCCTCGTCCTGCACCTCTACGAGGACCTAGGACAGGTAGATTCGGACGACCTCCTGTTTGTGATGGCCGGGACTCTGAACACCACTCACTCCCCTGGTCAGAGGAAGAGCAGCGTTGCCTTGCAGTTCAACCTGGACCAGCTTGCGCAAACGCCAGTCCGGCACTGCCGAGGTCTGTTGCCGGTGAACGGATCCCTCCTGCACGGCAAGACGCACAAAGTCTACCGGGGTTTTCTGGAGGCTTCCAAGGCCTGCCAGCGTCTAGGGGATTCCTGTGCCGGAGTGGCCTCCAACGGCAGCAGCTTCTTCTACGTGGTGGAAAGAAAGGGCAGCTACTTCCTGCCCCGCCATGGCGCCTCCTCCTGGCTCCACCAGTGCCGCAGGCTTGCAAGAGGCCGCCGTTCCACCCCGGACAACTGTGCTAGTGAGACGGAGCAGAAAGTACATGCAGTCGTGAACTGGATTCCTGGGGTCAGCACAGTCTACAACCTTGGAACCACCATTTACTTTGCAGCTCGGGACTGCAAAGAGCTTGCAGAGGAACGCGGTATAGATACCCTTGTAGATGTCGGCCAGGATGCATTGCTTGCTGTGACAGGCGGGGCAAGCAGCGTTATCGGAATGGGGATTTCTGCAGCGGTAAAGCCAGCAGTCCGAAGCGGTGTGCATTCTTTGATACGCTACTTCAGAGAGAAGGGAGATCCTTATCCTGTCCCCTCCAATCACTCGGGCCCCGTCAACGTCATCTAG